A genomic segment from Thermothielavioides terrestris NRRL 8126 chromosome 4, complete sequence encodes:
- a CDS encoding 40S ribosomal protein S19 — protein sequence MPGGVTVRDVDAHKFVAAYAAFLKRQGKLPVPGWVDTVKTGPAKEMPPQDIDWFYVRAASVARHVYLRKTVGVGRLRKVHGSAKNRGTRPSKHVDASGSVDRKVMQALEKIQVLEKDEEKGGRRITQQGQRDLDRIAQTVAEADEEEEEDEE from the exons ATGCCTGGAGGTGTCACCGTTCGCGATGTCGAT GCTCACAAGTTTGTCG CGGCCTACGCGGCTTTCTTGAAGCGTCAGGGCAAGCTCCCTGTTCCCG GTTGGGTCGACACCGTCAAGACCGGCCCGGCCAAGGAGATGCCTCCTCAGGACATTGACTGGTTCTACGTCCGCGCCGCTTCCGTCGCCCGCCACGTCTACCTGAGGAAGACCGTCGGTGTTGGCCGTCTCCGCAAGGTCCACGGCAGCGCCAAGAACCGCGGCACCCGCCCCTCCAAGCACGTTGATgccagcggcagcgtcgaCCGCAAGGTTATGCAGGCCCTCGAGAAGATCCAGGTCCTTGAGAAGGATGAGGAGAAGGGTGGCCGCCGCATCACCCAGCAGGGCCAGCGTGATCTTGACC GGATCGCCCAGACAGTTGCTGAGgccgatgaggaggaggaggaggatgaggagtAG